From Prosthecobacter vanneervenii, the proteins below share one genomic window:
- a CDS encoding co-chaperone GroES, with the protein MANSITPLGRRVLVKRSSSEEKTAGGIFLPDTAKEKPQEAEVLALGTGKDDEGKDVSTLFTVKKGDKVLISKYGGTEVKLNGEDVLIINETDILGIIG; encoded by the coding sequence ATGGCCAACTCCATCACACCCCTCGGACGCCGTGTCCTCGTGAAGCGCTCCAGCAGCGAAGAAAAGACCGCTGGCGGCATCTTCCTTCCTGACACCGCCAAAGAAAAGCCGCAGGAGGCCGAAGTGCTCGCCCTCGGCACCGGCAAGGATGACGAAGGCAAAGACGTCTCCACCCTCTTCACCGTGAAGAAGGGCGACAAGGTCCTCATCTCCAAGTACGGCGGCACGGAAGTGAAGCTCAACGGCGAAGACGTCCTCATCATCAACGAGACCGACATCCTCGGCATCATCGGCTAA
- the groL gene encoding chaperonin GroEL (60 kDa chaperone family; promotes refolding of misfolded polypeptides especially under stressful conditions; forms two stacked rings of heptamers to form a barrel-shaped 14mer; ends can be capped by GroES; misfolded proteins enter the barrel where they are refolded when GroES binds), with product MAKQLNFDENARQALLRGVTKLAKAVKATLGPAGRNVILEKKFGSPTITKDGVTVAKEIELPDPYENMGAQLIKEVSSKTSDTAGDGTTTATVLAEAIYSEGLRNVTAGANPTSLQRGILKATEAIVAKLKEISTPVKDSKEVAQVATVSANWDASIGNIIAEAMDKVGKEGTITVEEAKSIETTLEVVEGMQFDKGYLSPYFVTNPETMECNLENAYILINEKKVSNLKDMLPLLEKVARSGKPLLIIAEDVEGEALATLVVNKLRGTLNIVAVKAPGFGDRRKAMLEDIAILTGGRCITEDLGIKLENIELSDLGRAKRITIGKENTVIVEGEGSSDAIAGRVSQIKNQIAETTSDYDREKLQERLAKLAGGVAVINVGAATETEMKEKKARVEDALHATRAAVEEGIVPGGGVALIRAQAAVGDLKLVGDEKTGAEIIARAIEAPLRQLAANAGVEGALIVSEVKKGKGNSGYNVATGEYVDLIKAGVVDPAKVTRSALQNAASISGLLLTTECLIADIPKEEKADAGHSHDHGGMM from the coding sequence ATGGCTAAACAACTCAACTTCGACGAAAACGCACGCCAGGCCCTTCTGCGCGGCGTCACCAAGCTCGCCAAGGCCGTGAAGGCCACGCTCGGCCCTGCCGGCCGCAACGTGATCCTGGAAAAGAAATTCGGCTCCCCCACCATCACCAAGGACGGTGTGACCGTGGCCAAGGAAATCGAGCTTCCGGACCCCTATGAAAACATGGGCGCTCAGCTCATCAAGGAAGTCTCCTCCAAGACCTCCGACACTGCTGGTGACGGCACCACCACCGCCACCGTGCTGGCCGAAGCCATCTACTCCGAAGGTCTCCGCAACGTGACCGCCGGCGCCAACCCGACCTCCCTGCAGCGCGGCATCCTCAAGGCCACCGAGGCCATCGTGGCCAAGCTGAAGGAAATCTCCACCCCCGTGAAGGACAGCAAGGAAGTGGCCCAGGTCGCTACCGTGTCCGCCAACTGGGACGCCAGCATCGGCAACATCATCGCCGAAGCCATGGACAAAGTGGGCAAGGAAGGCACCATCACCGTGGAAGAAGCCAAGAGCATCGAAACCACTCTGGAAGTGGTGGAAGGCATGCAGTTCGACAAGGGCTACCTCTCCCCCTACTTCGTGACCAATCCGGAAACGATGGAGTGCAACCTCGAGAACGCCTACATCCTCATCAACGAGAAGAAGGTCAGCAACCTGAAGGACATGCTGCCTCTGCTTGAGAAGGTGGCCCGCTCCGGCAAGCCCCTCCTCATCATCGCTGAAGACGTGGAAGGCGAAGCCCTGGCCACCCTCGTGGTGAACAAGCTGCGCGGCACCCTCAACATCGTGGCCGTCAAGGCTCCTGGCTTCGGCGACCGCCGCAAGGCCATGCTGGAAGACATCGCCATCCTCACCGGTGGCCGCTGCATCACCGAAGACCTCGGCATCAAGCTTGAGAACATCGAGCTCTCCGACCTCGGCCGTGCCAAGCGCATCACCATCGGCAAGGAAAACACCGTCATCGTCGAAGGCGAAGGCTCTTCCGACGCGATCGCCGGACGCGTTTCCCAGATCAAGAACCAGATCGCCGAAACCACCAGCGACTACGACCGCGAGAAGCTCCAGGAGCGCCTGGCCAAGCTGGCCGGCGGCGTGGCCGTCATCAACGTCGGTGCTGCCACCGAAACCGAGATGAAGGAAAAGAAAGCCCGTGTGGAAGACGCCCTGCACGCCACCCGTGCAGCCGTGGAAGAAGGCATCGTCCCTGGCGGCGGTGTCGCTCTCATCCGCGCTCAGGCCGCCGTTGGCGATCTGAAGCTCGTCGGCGACGAGAAGACCGGTGCTGAAATCATCGCCCGTGCGATCGAAGCCCCCCTCCGCCAGCTTGCTGCAAACGCAGGCGTGGAAGGCGCGCTGATCGTGTCCGAAGTCAAGAAGGGCAAGGGCAACAGCGGCTACAACGTCGCCACTGGCGAATACGTGGACCTCATCAAGGCTGGCGTCGTTGACCCTGCCAAGGTGACCCGTAGCGCTCTCCAGAACGCCGCTTCCATCTCCGGCCTGCTCCTCACCACGGAATGCCTCATCGCAGACATCCCCAAGGAAGAAAAAGCTGACGCCGGTCACAGCCACGACCACGGCGGCATGATGTAA
- a CDS encoding arylsulfatase: MFRSLILLLTACAFSLSASAAQKPNIIFILSDDLAQGDLGCYGQKLIQTPNLDRMAKEGTRYLQGYCGTSVCAPSRSCLMTGLHTGHCPIRANREIGKEGQKPLPAGTITVAQILHDAGYATACMGKWGMGMFDTTGSPLKLGFDHFYGYNCQRHAHSYFPTYLYNDDKPFNLPGNTGKGVGQTYAQQLISDEVVRWVREHKGGPFFLYFSITLPHGSFEIDDQGIYKDKPWTELQKNYAAMVTRLDSDVGRLLATLKECGIDDNTLVMTAGDNGSSFDPTSEMGRIFDQASNGLRGYKRGLYEGALRQAALARWPGQVPAGRVTDEPWAFWDFLPTAAELAGAKIPEGCKPDGFSLVSFLKGGPAPKRDHFYWELHEAASLQAVRWGDWKAVRNGPETPIEIYDLKTDAAEAHDLAKERPDLVAKAEELMTSSRTADPDWPLVQKRAGKGKKKP; encoded by the coding sequence ATGTTCCGCTCTCTCATTCTGCTCCTCACCGCCTGCGCTTTCTCCCTTTCCGCTTCTGCGGCGCAGAAACCAAACATCATCTTCATCCTCAGCGACGACCTGGCGCAGGGAGACCTGGGCTGCTATGGCCAGAAGCTGATCCAGACGCCGAATCTGGACCGCATGGCGAAAGAAGGCACGCGCTACCTGCAGGGCTACTGCGGCACCAGCGTGTGCGCCCCTTCGCGCTCCTGCCTCATGACGGGCCTGCACACCGGCCACTGCCCGATCCGTGCGAACCGCGAGATCGGCAAGGAAGGACAGAAGCCGCTGCCTGCGGGCACGATCACTGTGGCGCAGATCCTCCACGATGCGGGCTACGCCACCGCCTGCATGGGCAAGTGGGGCATGGGCATGTTCGACACCACGGGCAGCCCGCTGAAGCTGGGATTTGACCACTTTTACGGCTACAACTGCCAGCGCCACGCGCACAGCTACTTCCCCACCTATCTCTACAACGACGACAAGCCCTTCAACCTGCCCGGCAACACCGGCAAGGGCGTGGGCCAGACCTATGCGCAGCAGCTCATCTCTGATGAAGTGGTGCGCTGGGTACGCGAGCATAAAGGCGGCCCCTTCTTCCTCTACTTCTCCATCACGCTGCCGCATGGAAGCTTTGAGATCGACGACCAGGGCATCTACAAGGACAAGCCGTGGACCGAGCTGCAGAAGAACTATGCGGCGATGGTCACGCGCCTGGACAGCGATGTGGGCCGGCTGCTGGCCACGCTAAAGGAGTGCGGCATTGATGACAACACGCTGGTGATGACCGCTGGCGACAATGGCTCCTCGTTTGATCCCACCTCAGAAATGGGCAGGATCTTTGACCAAGCCTCCAACGGTCTGCGCGGCTACAAGCGCGGCCTGTATGAAGGAGCGCTGAGGCAGGCCGCCCTGGCGCGCTGGCCCGGCCAAGTGCCCGCCGGACGTGTGACGGACGAGCCCTGGGCCTTCTGGGACTTCCTGCCTACCGCCGCCGAGCTGGCTGGTGCCAAGATCCCCGAAGGCTGCAAACCGGACGGCTTCTCTCTCGTGTCCTTTCTCAAAGGCGGTCCGGCTCCCAAGCGCGACCATTTCTACTGGGAGCTGCACGAGGCTGCCTCGCTGCAGGCCGTGCGCTGGGGCGACTGGAAAGCCGTGCGCAACGGACCGGAGACACCCATCGAAATCTATGACCTCAAGACCGATGCTGCCGAGGCACATGATCTGGCCAAAGAGCGTCCCGATCTGGTGGCCAAGGCCGAAGAGCTCATGACATCCTCCCGCACCGCCGACCCCGACTGGCCGCTGGTGCAGAAAAGGGCGGGGAAGGGGAAGAAGAAACCCTGA
- a CDS encoding Gfo/Idh/MocA family protein, with protein MNTIITDPLEASRREFLKTTTKTVAGLSVLSGINLPFVHAAGSDEIRTALIGCGGRGTGAASNAMGVQSRVTRLVAMADVSKDRLDASFEGLSKKHPDRMSVSEDSKFIGFDAYKHAIDTLRKGDVAIFTTPVAFRWVHFKYAIEKGVNIFMEKPICTDGPTARRLLALNEEAKKKNLKVGVGLMCRHCRVRGELFNRIQDGEIGDLMLMRAYRMQGVIGSVFTPRRDVTRNPNELLWQIKNFHSFLWASGGGFSDFNIHNIDEACWMKNDWPVEVQASGGRSDRGDNVDQNFDHYSCEYTFKDGAKLYLEGRTALNTHTQFATQVHGTKGSAIVSTAGHFPSKAMTFKGQNMVRSNIIWRGKQPEPNPYDLEWQDLIEAIIKDKPYNEVERGIKSSVTTAMGRAAAHTGQVVRYNDYINSAFEFSPNVDQLTLDGPPPLVADKDGNYPFPKAGQFKDREYAMEPQANPFPLIQFPPEAAPEPLSPPERPKKPAAKKPEAKKA; from the coding sequence ATGAATACCATTATAACCGACCCTCTCGAAGCGTCCCGCCGCGAATTTCTCAAAACCACCACGAAGACAGTCGCCGGTCTGTCTGTTCTCTCCGGCATCAACCTTCCTTTCGTGCACGCCGCTGGCAGTGATGAAATCCGCACGGCCCTCATCGGCTGCGGTGGCCGCGGCACCGGCGCTGCGAGCAATGCGATGGGCGTGCAGTCCCGCGTGACCCGCCTCGTGGCGATGGCAGATGTTTCCAAAGACCGCCTCGACGCCAGCTTTGAAGGCCTTTCCAAAAAGCACCCGGACCGCATGTCCGTGTCTGAAGATTCCAAGTTCATCGGCTTTGACGCCTACAAGCACGCCATCGACACCCTGCGCAAAGGAGACGTGGCCATCTTCACCACGCCAGTGGCCTTCCGCTGGGTGCACTTCAAGTACGCCATCGAGAAGGGCGTGAACATCTTCATGGAAAAGCCGATCTGCACCGACGGCCCCACCGCACGCCGCCTGCTGGCGCTAAATGAAGAAGCCAAGAAGAAGAATCTGAAAGTCGGCGTCGGTCTCATGTGCCGCCACTGCCGCGTGCGTGGCGAGCTCTTCAACCGCATCCAGGACGGCGAAATCGGCGATCTCATGCTCATGCGCGCCTACCGCATGCAGGGCGTGATCGGCAGCGTGTTCACCCCGCGCCGTGATGTGACCCGCAATCCGAACGAGCTGCTCTGGCAGATCAAAAACTTCCACAGCTTCCTCTGGGCCTCCGGCGGCGGCTTCAGCGACTTCAACATCCACAACATCGACGAGGCCTGCTGGATGAAGAACGACTGGCCGGTGGAAGTGCAGGCCAGCGGCGGCCGCAGCGACCGTGGCGACAATGTGGACCAGAACTTTGACCACTACTCCTGCGAGTACACCTTCAAGGACGGCGCCAAGCTCTACCTGGAAGGCCGCACCGCACTGAACACGCACACGCAGTTTGCCACCCAGGTGCATGGCACCAAGGGCAGCGCCATCGTCTCCACCGCCGGCCACTTCCCCTCCAAGGCCATGACCTTCAAGGGCCAGAACATGGTGCGCTCCAACATCATCTGGCGCGGCAAGCAGCCTGAGCCCAATCCGTATGACCTGGAGTGGCAGGACCTCATCGAGGCCATCATCAAGGACAAGCCCTACAATGAAGTGGAGCGCGGCATCAAGTCCAGCGTAACCACCGCCATGGGCCGCGCCGCCGCACACACCGGCCAAGTCGTGCGCTACAACGACTACATCAACAGCGCGTTCGAATTCTCTCCGAACGTGGATCAGCTCACGCTCGACGGCCCGCCGCCGCTCGTGGCCGACAAGGATGGCAACTATCCCTTCCCGAAAGCCGGTCAGTTCAAGGACCGCGAGTACGCCATGGAGCCGCAGGCCAATCCCTTCCCGCTCATCCAGTTCCCGCCGGAAGCCGCCCCCGAACCTCTCTCCCCGCCGGAGCGCCCCAAAAAGCCCGCTGCGAAGAAGCCGGAAGCCAAGAAGGCCTAA
- a CDS encoding C40 family peptidase: MTTPAVVPLYFNGLYAYAHESHPPIVHQLVAAANELVGKPYKWGGGHRYLFDNGFDCSGSVSHVLYRARLLTRPLSSTAFASYALAGPGNYVTLFVNPGHHVFIQICGLRFDTSGSYAGEGPRWRLASRSYAGFHARHPAWL; the protein is encoded by the coding sequence ATGACCACTCCCGCCGTGGTGCCGCTCTACTTCAACGGGCTTTACGCCTACGCCCACGAAAGCCATCCACCCATTGTTCATCAATTGGTGGCCGCCGCCAATGAACTTGTAGGCAAGCCCTACAAGTGGGGCGGCGGCCACCGATACCTCTTTGACAACGGATTTGACTGCTCAGGCTCGGTCTCTCATGTGCTTTACCGCGCACGACTCCTGACCAGGCCGCTGAGCTCCACCGCCTTTGCCAGCTACGCCCTGGCTGGGCCGGGCAATTATGTGACTCTCTTTGTAAATCCGGGCCACCATGTCTTCATTCAGATCTGCGGCCTGCGGTTTGACACCTCGGGCTCATACGCCGGAGAGGGACCTCGCTGGCGGCTGGCAAGCCGCTCCTATGCGGGCTTCCATGCCCGGCATCCGGCTTGGTTATGA
- a CDS encoding pyroglutamyl-peptidase I family protein, translated as MKATPMLVWLAVFCLTGPTLRAQNSPAPAASDVLVSGFEAFGGRSENASWVLAQEIGKAFPNEVRTLQIPVIWGAPLESINKEKPLPKVWIAFGEGTPEFQIEIVAHNLRGRYPDNTGMKPATPEVVKDAERELRQTAKVEGLAQALTQAGFPTHVSESAGRYLCEEMLYSLLHVQKQQPEALKLALFIHVPTLGQTVKLPASQQKVDAAWLQAFGRELLASMKKLELLPATSP; from the coding sequence ATGAAAGCAACCCCCATGCTCGTCTGGCTGGCAGTCTTCTGCCTGACAGGCCCCACACTCAGGGCGCAAAACTCGCCTGCGCCCGCTGCATCTGACGTACTCGTGAGCGGTTTCGAGGCCTTTGGCGGGCGCTCGGAAAACGCCTCATGGGTGCTGGCTCAAGAGATCGGGAAAGCCTTCCCGAATGAGGTTCGGACCCTCCAGATCCCGGTGATCTGGGGCGCGCCGCTGGAGTCCATCAACAAGGAGAAACCCCTGCCCAAAGTGTGGATCGCCTTTGGTGAAGGCACGCCGGAGTTTCAGATCGAGATCGTGGCACACAATCTGCGCGGCCGCTACCCGGACAACACCGGCATGAAGCCCGCGACACCCGAGGTCGTGAAGGACGCAGAACGTGAACTGCGCCAGACGGCGAAAGTGGAAGGCCTGGCACAGGCGCTGACACAGGCGGGATTTCCCACGCATGTGTCCGAGAGCGCCGGGCGCTACCTGTGCGAGGAGATGCTTTACTCCCTGCTGCATGTGCAGAAACAGCAGCCCGAAGCACTGAAGCTGGCGCTCTTCATCCACGTGCCGACACTGGGACAAACGGTGAAGCTCCCGGCCTCACAGCAGAAAGTGGACGCGGCCTGGCTGCAGGCTTTTGGCAGGGAACTCCTGGCTTCGATGAAGAAGCTGGAACTGCTGCCTGCGACGTCGCCTTGA
- a CDS encoding MGMT family protein: MAARGKSVAFARIRAEVIRLVALIPEGKFTTYGSIAIHMNVMARHVATVLSRLTPEESAALPWHRVVSAEARLSPNMDAALSRKQRRRLNAEGLRISKDGYIQSADTHFHNMGVRRNIRWSDVADADAE; the protein is encoded by the coding sequence ATGGCCGCCCGTGGAAAATCCGTCGCCTTTGCCCGCATCCGCGCGGAGGTCATCCGTCTGGTGGCGCTGATCCCTGAGGGGAAGTTCACCACCTATGGAAGCATCGCCATTCATATGAATGTGATGGCAAGGCATGTAGCCACGGTGCTCAGCCGCCTGACACCCGAGGAATCTGCCGCCCTGCCGTGGCACCGCGTGGTGTCTGCAGAGGCACGCCTGAGCCCCAACATGGACGCCGCGCTCTCGCGCAAGCAACGTCGGCGGCTCAATGCGGAGGGTCTGCGCATCAGCAAAGACGGCTACATCCAAAGTGCCGACACTCACTTTCACAATATGGGCGTGCGGCGGAACATCCGCTGGAGCGATGTCGCCGATGCTGATGCCGAGTGA
- a CDS encoding family 16 glycoside hydrolase, translating into MSAAVFFLASSSSAAEPNTLTPQEQAAGWRLLFDGRSTKNWHTYGKTHVANGSWSIKDGCLVLPQGNGRPNGHGGDLVTDAKFTNFEFEFEWRVGAAANSGVEYLFTEGEKRAANFYPGDTGDSPVGFEYQVLDDTAHGGNAANRLSAAIYSLITPVGKMLRPVGEFNQGRIVVDGNHVEHWLNGRKVAECELGSPALQQIIATSKYKYYNGVGVKRPTAIALQDHGTEVAYRNLKLRELSPDASRAATPAAVVAPAAAPAKTTQATASGSLAMQASDWRVWCWSKADNRWIEHPLDKMTAKIENGVLTARNTTNDNWQRAILLYHQSRFEGDFIVSAEYRGQLESFDLQAADGGSRRLTCAKPPQGAEWRTLMLSRWQGKQSSWVGDGELPLQSSGNINGMSGYFCFKLRPGEQVEVRKVQVQVGK; encoded by the coding sequence GTGTCTGCTGCTGTTTTCTTTCTGGCCTCCAGCAGCAGCGCCGCTGAACCCAACACGCTCACTCCGCAGGAGCAGGCGGCTGGCTGGCGGCTGCTGTTTGATGGGCGCAGCACCAAAAACTGGCACACCTACGGCAAGACGCACGTGGCCAACGGCTCATGGAGCATCAAGGATGGCTGTCTCGTCCTGCCCCAAGGCAACGGGCGCCCGAACGGACACGGCGGAGATCTGGTGACGGACGCCAAGTTTACCAACTTTGAGTTTGAATTCGAATGGCGCGTGGGCGCCGCAGCAAACAGCGGTGTGGAGTACCTCTTTACCGAAGGCGAGAAGCGCGCTGCCAATTTCTACCCTGGCGACACCGGGGACAGCCCGGTGGGTTTTGAATACCAGGTGCTGGATGACACGGCGCATGGTGGCAATGCGGCAAACCGGCTCTCGGCCGCCATCTACTCACTGATCACCCCTGTCGGCAAAATGCTGCGCCCGGTGGGTGAGTTTAACCAAGGACGCATTGTGGTGGATGGCAACCACGTGGAACACTGGCTCAATGGCCGCAAGGTGGCGGAGTGTGAGCTGGGCAGCCCCGCGCTGCAGCAAATCATCGCCACCAGCAAGTACAAGTACTACAACGGCGTGGGCGTAAAGCGCCCCACCGCGATCGCATTGCAGGACCATGGTACCGAGGTGGCCTATCGGAATCTGAAACTGCGAGAGCTGAGCCCAGATGCCAGCCGCGCTGCCACACCTGCCGCAGTGGTGGCACCTGCCGCAGCGCCCGCCAAAACCACGCAGGCCACCGCTTCGGGAAGCCTCGCCATGCAGGCCAGCGACTGGCGTGTGTGGTGCTGGTCCAAAGCCGACAACCGCTGGATCGAGCACCCGCTGGACAAGATGACGGCGAAGATCGAAAACGGCGTCCTCACTGCACGCAATACCACCAACGACAACTGGCAGCGCGCCATCCTGCTCTACCACCAGTCACGGTTTGAGGGCGACTTCATCGTCTCGGCGGAATATCGCGGACAGCTGGAGTCCTTTGACCTTCAGGCCGCCGATGGTGGCAGCCGCCGTCTTACCTGCGCCAAACCACCGCAGGGTGCAGAATGGCGCACACTGATGCTGAGCCGCTGGCAGGGCAAGCAGTCCTCATGGGTGGGAGACGGCGAGCTGCCCCTGCAAAGCAGCGGCAACATCAACGGCATGAGCGGCTACTTCTGCTTCAAACTCCGGCCCGGAGAGCAGGTGGAGGTGCGGAAGGTGCAGGTGCAGGTGGGGAAGTGA
- a CDS encoding Fic family protein, giving the protein MPQAVLELRDQIKRPQAMRRPVGYQPGFLDDYVPNVSSYLSKALRQKLAAMGRTMDEPLPAGTHLRKVLDRLLIDLSWNSSRLEGNTYSLLETHRLLSLGESADGRKAEETQMILNHKAAIELLAEPSDDIGFNRYTICSLHALLSDNLLPDPAAGGRLRDHAVSIGASVFHPLEMPQRIEEKFAEMLTKAEQIEDAFEQSFFIMVHLPYLQPFEDVNKRTSRLAANIPLIKHNLGPLSFVDVPEDDYKSATLVVYELNRVEYLREVYVWAYERSCARYAAVRQSLGEPDPFRLRHRGALAEVVGHVVREGLNQKAAVDFLKKRIPELVEARDKTRFMELAESELAALHEGNFARFQIRPSEFRAWKANWA; this is encoded by the coding sequence TTGCCACAAGCAGTTTTGGAACTGCGTGACCAGATCAAACGCCCGCAGGCCATGCGCCGGCCAGTGGGTTACCAGCCGGGCTTTTTAGACGACTACGTGCCCAATGTATCCAGCTACCTCTCCAAAGCACTGCGGCAGAAACTGGCGGCGATGGGTCGGACAATGGACGAACCTCTGCCTGCCGGAACCCATTTGAGGAAGGTGCTGGACCGTCTGCTCATCGACCTTTCTTGGAATTCGAGCCGTTTGGAAGGCAACACTTACTCTCTCCTGGAAACCCATCGTCTGTTGTCGCTGGGGGAAAGCGCCGACGGCAGAAAGGCGGAGGAGACGCAGATGATCCTGAATCACAAGGCGGCCATCGAATTGCTCGCGGAGCCATCCGATGACATCGGATTCAACCGCTATACGATTTGCAGCCTACACGCGCTGTTGTCCGACAACCTGCTGCCAGATCCAGCCGCTGGCGGACGGCTGCGCGACCATGCGGTGAGTATTGGGGCCTCGGTGTTTCATCCGCTGGAGATGCCACAACGGATCGAGGAGAAATTTGCGGAGATGCTGACAAAAGCAGAGCAGATCGAGGACGCCTTTGAGCAGTCGTTTTTCATCATGGTGCACCTGCCTTATCTCCAGCCATTTGAGGATGTAAACAAACGCACTTCACGGCTGGCGGCAAACATTCCTCTCATCAAGCACAATCTGGGACCGCTCTCCTTTGTGGATGTGCCTGAAGACGACTACAAGAGCGCGACGCTGGTGGTGTATGAACTGAACCGGGTGGAGTATTTGCGGGAGGTTTATGTCTGGGCCTACGAGCGCTCCTGCGCACGTTATGCGGCCGTGCGTCAGTCCCTGGGAGAACCAGATCCCTTCAGGCTGCGGCATCGAGGAGCGCTAGCGGAGGTGGTGGGCCATGTTGTGCGTGAGGGGCTAAACCAAAAAGCTGCGGTGGATTTTCTGAAAAAACGCATTCCGGAGCTAGTGGAAGCCCGGGACAAAACCCGGTTCATGGAACTGGCGGAAAGTGAGCTCGCCGCACTGCATGAAGGTAATTTCGCGCGGTTCCAAATTCGACCCTCGGAGTTCCGAGCCTGGAAAGCGAACTGGGCATAA